Sequence from the Phaeodactylum tricornutum CCAP 1055/1 chromosome 20, whole genome shotgun sequence genome:
TGACTTAATGGATAGCGGTTACCTCCCTGCCTCACTCGGCACGAGTAAGAGCAGCTCGACAATTCCTGTCAATCTCGTGAAGGGAAATGGGGAGGGGACGATTCAGCCCGTGTCTATGATACTGCTACGTGCCATAGGAAATGCCCTTCCGCCACGTCATAGCTCAGAACAAACGCTCTTGAATGTGGACTTTATTCTTCAGCACGAGGAAACCTTCCCAAATACGTCTCGGCACTGGTTCCTCAACAGGCTTGTGGATCCACACATAGAGTGGCAAGTTGTGCAAAAACTTCAGCGAGCAaatgaatccttcactaTCATTCCCTTCGACTTGAAAGTCTATGGCTCCCTTTCGTATCGTTTCGATCTGTTCGAATTTGCCGACCAAATTCATTCGGCTCACACTGATGCATCTAGGGGATCGGGGCGTCGAAAGATGGCCGAGGAGCGCATGTTTCACGATAAACTGCTCTACACTGCCAACGTCAATGGAGTGCGCAATGAAATGCTCAGATATGGCAAGCTGCGAAGTTCTGCAGACTACATTCTTCCATTCGACGGCAACTGCTTCCTCACTCGCAAAGCTTGGGAGGCTATTCAACGGGATATACTCAGCAATCCGAAGGTCAAATACTTTGCCGTACCGATGGATCGCCTCGTTGAGGAAAATACAGCACTCTTGTTGAGCTCATACAAGCCAAATCCAGTTGAAGAACCCCAACTTATCTTCCATCGACGATCTGTCGCTATTTTCAATCCGAACTTGCCTTACGGGCGTCGCAACAAAGTCGAGCTATTGCTTCGGTTAGGGATTGTAGGCGCATGGCACAAATCCCACAAAAACAAGTGGGACCACAAGCTTGAACGGTCTCATCCAATTGTGGACATAAAACCAGATTCGATCGCGACCGCAACTGGTACAGCTGGCTGGGTATCTCGATTATATTCCGGCAATAAAAATGCGGAACTTTCAGACCATGGCACTGCTACCACTCGAGCCAGCCTACGTCGCACAGCGATATCAAATTTACTCGACCGATTGGACTTGCGTGCAGCTGTGAACTTGTACAATTTCACTTCACATACCATGCTCTTCTATAACATGCAGCAGGTAAATTCGTTACGGTTGCAATGGCAGAGTGGCCAGCTGCAAGCTCCAATGATAAGAAGGCTTATGGAGTTGGCTTCCAACTTTCTGAACGAGGGCCCTTGGTCTGTTCTTAACACAATTCCGTTCGGCTGTGGCCCTTCTCAAAACTTTCATGACGGCGACTATACCCGGCCACTTAATTGGCCTCAGAGCAACGAGTCCAGCTACAGCAATTGGTCAAGATTCTACCTTTCGAAATATGGAAAGAGCATTCCTGGAAGTGCCGTGTACAGCGAAGGAAGTGATCAGTTTGATCGCACACAATTCAACTCGATGCAGCAGAGGACAACTGTTCTGGCACTTGCCTACGCAATATCAGGGAAACAATCTTATGTACAAGAAGCAGCCGAAAATCTTCGTGTACGGTTTCTTGACCCGAAAACCAAAATGAACCCAAACTTCACTTGTAGTCGAGGTATGTGGGAAGGCAACCCACCCAAATATGTGAAAAATACGTTTGGCACGTCCGAAATGAACGGAATGTATTTCTTTCTTGACGCCGTGAGGATTGTGGAGACTTCCGGAGCCTTATCGACCACGGAGATAGACAAACTGCATATTTGGTTTCGCGACTATCTTCTATGGCTGGTTGAGACCAACGGACCAGATCAGGATATAATGATTGGGGAAAGCCAAAGCGATGTGCCCGACAACTTTGCACCAAACCATCGCGGTCTGTACTTCGATATACAGCTAGCATCTGTTGCAGCATATTGTGGTAACTTGACCTTGGCAGTCCACACGTTGCACCGGACCTTGGCTCGACTAGATGCGCACGTCAACTCTATCGGTGCGATGCGACAAGAGGCATGTGGAGACCGTAACTGTGAAGACTTTATTGCCTTTGCAATTAATGGATGGTCAGTAGCTGCTCGTATCGCTTCCTCAGTTGGGATCAACTACTGGTGGCGCTTTCCGGTTGGAAAACAATCCAAGCTCTGTCTTGCTATGGAATATAACAGTTTTCTCCTGCGCAATCGAGATCCCTGTGCACAAAGTAATACTGTGGGAGACAATACTGCCACCCGATGGTGGCCGCTCCTGTTTGAAGCCAAGCTACACTGTCCTCACTCGGAGATACAACATAGCAGCTCCTCTTCGCCGGAGATTTTTGGCGGCTCAAGATGTCATCACCCGGCTTTAAGCGGCGAGGTAGCGCCCTTTTGGAATTTGAATTTGCCAACTGACAAGCAACACGGGTACTCAAAGAAACTGTAGGTTTGTATGCTAATGAACGGCCGAAGGTCACCTCTATGGAGTGAGTGTGCAGACAACTATTTGTTGACTATGAAAGAGATTTATGCTTTGATTGCAAATGCCAAATTGGTTTTCTCACTATCAATGGGTATCGACGTGTAGTTTCCACTACTCATATAGCAACTTAATTGAAATGGCTTACTGTAAAAATGTTTgagcttacagttaacaatTAAATATAGATCGTCTCGACGGAGTTACCGATCACATTGATTCCTTGATGGCTGCATGCCTACTGTTAACGTAAATTGTCCGATAAAGTTTGATCCTAAAGTACCAAACAATACAGCTATTACCAGTACGCGCGAATTGCGAATTTCTTTTTATGACGTTTCCTCTGAGTGTGTATATATCCATTCCCGTCTGCAGTGTTTCTTGGTAAATAAGCGTACAAATtagtcttcgtcatcgttggCCGCagcttcctcctcttcttcctgttgcttgGTGACGGTTGCGGCGTATTGGTCGGACACCTTGCACTGCACCCCCACAAAGTTGGTCACGTTGCCACCAGCATCCCGCAAGGCAGCAATGAAGAACTGATTCCAAAATGTGGTACCGTCCACGCGATAATTGAGCAAGCAGACCGACATATCGTTCCCCTGTTCAATGGCCTTACGGATACGCTCCACGGCTTTGGGGTCGGTCTCGGGTCCCTGTAGGAaacgacaatttcgtccgAGAATTTGATCCAAGGAGTATCCCGTCAAGTTGAGAAAGCCCTGCGAGGCATACACGATCGGATTATCCGGCAGAGAGGGATCGGTGACGACAAAGTTTTGCTGCGCCGTTTGGAGGGCCTTGATAAAGGAAAAATCGGGATCGTCCAGGACCTTGTTGGCGATGCCTTGCGACGACGCCAGGAGTCCATCAACGTCcgttttgttgttgttggcgctATCGATGAGGGTATCGGCCTTTTCTTCGCCCAAGTGCGAACGAATGGAAGTCTTGAGCTTTTCGTTCTCTTCCTTAAGGAGGGAGACCGACTGCTGGAGGGATTCCAACAAGAACTTTTTGCGAATTCGGGAGCGCTTGGCGTGCTCGCGATTGCGTTCGCTGTAAAAGGAATTCGAGAGGTAAGATTGGTGCGTGATCGAGCAAAAGGCGAGAAACGGTTGGCTGTTCTCGTGGTACTTCTGGTATGCTATGTGGGTACGTACCGACGTTCAACCTTTTGCTGTTCGGACATTTTACGATCCGATCGACTGCCACTACCGCTCGTGCTgctggacgacgactttttcttggGCGCGGCGTACTGCAAGTGATGGGTTGCCTGAGGGGCGGACTTGTACGGGACGGGCGCGGTGGCTTGCACGTTGATGCCTCCGGCAACTCCCATAGTCAAGGCAGGCTTGCTGTTGTCGTACAACTGAGTCGTGTAAAGTCCTCCACCTTGCTGGACGGGTTGGTATTGCCCATCCTGTGTCGCTTTCGAAGCCATGGTGGTGACCTCGCGTTCTCCCGAATTCAACAATTCCTCCTTCTGTTCGGACATGAAGACCGTGTCTCCGTCAGGCGTGAACATGACGTCTCCAAAGATATCATCCAGATTCAGCGTAGCTGGGTTGCCCCTGTTGGTCACGGCGGCTTGTGCATGCGCCGAAAggcttttgttgttgtcggtcATGGTAATGAAATGTATAGCAAAAGGGAACCTagtgttggtggtggtggtgatAGTCGTCAACAGCGAGACAACGAAATCAGTGTCTGTTACAGCAGCGACCGGCGCCTGAGATTTTATGGCTTGACAACCTAAAAAAAGCATACAAAGCAGGATCAGGAACCCGGACGGCATCAACAAGTTCAAATGACCCTGGTAGTTGTCCCTCGTAAGAAAGGTACGCGGAATGACCATACCCAGACTTCGAGACGTCGGATCTTTCGCGGACTGGGGACTGGGGATCTGCTCGACCTTATCACAAGACTTACGTGGCGACAGAACAGCTATGAAAGCCTTTGATTGGCTGATACAGTCATTCATCGACATTCATCTAGGTCACATCTAAGACATGCAGTTGCTTTTCTGTCAACATTCCATTGCTGCGGTCCCTTGTTACATATAATGACTTTGTTCTATTGGAGAAATGACCGTGGAACACTTTGAGCGTATTAGTTTCTCCCTTGGAACCGGTTTTCAAGATCGTCGTTAAATGACCCAAATGACCTTTTCCCGCAAAATGAGGAGCGAATGAGAATTTCCATTGTCTGACAGTCGTTTCCCGCTTCGGAATCCAACTACGACCGGGCTGGGCTCTATGCAAGACCGTACGAAACGAGGAGTCCGCCCATTGAAACTGCTCTCAGTTTGCAAAAATCCGGTGGTAATTTGTACATGCGATCGTGCGAGATACTGTTGAGTCGGCCATATCCGATGTAATTAGCCACGTTTGTTCTTCACCAACGTGTCTCCGCAAAAAAAGAAACGTTTAGATTGACCAAACGCATTTGGTTTTTGGTTATTATGCATGTTTTCACATTTGTTAGCTTAAGTGTTAGAGTCCCCTGACACACACCTTTAGTAGAGGTACGGTGTCATTTCTTGGTGTGCTGGTATGGGAAAACAAATATTTCTGTTGTCCCGTTGCTGTTTTATCCTCTTTCGACGGCACCGCCCGTGCCGTCAACGTACTGAGAATGTCCGCCatttcatcttcttccagACTATAATAACTCccatcttcgtcttcatcatcgaATTCGTCACTGTCGAGCTCACTGTCGCTGCCACTTTCATCATCATCCGATCCTTCAAACTCTTCGCTCTCAGTGTCGCTTCTATAGGAACCTTCTTCCTCCATCATACTATATTTCAAAAATTGCGCTTCCCCCGGTAGCATCTGGCGCGAAGCGACCAGTTTGGCCAATTCGCAGGTTAAAGCATTCGCGGGATCCGGTAGAGGAGCGCTGAAGGGTCTTTCCATGAACAAGGCTGGTGGTGACTGCTCACGCGGTGGCATTCCGTGACCCGACAAGTCTGGCCAGTACATGTCCTTTCGGGCTCTGAAGTAGGGAATCCATGCACACCAGTGCTCCCTGCGTATGTACGAGAGCGGTAGGGCCCCTCGAGAATCCTCGAGATAGAGAAGGTTTGGATCGTGACTGAGGATGACATCAACAACGGTCAGGGCGGGCTTGACAGCCCAACAGGCGTCATGCAAGGGTGTCCGACCGTAATCGTCGGAAACCTGCAGGCTCGTCCCACATTCTAACATGACCCGCAATGCATCCACGTTTCCAAGACGACAAACAGTATGCAACAGGCTTTCCCCAAACTTATTGCATGGATTTGGGGAAATTCCTGATTTCATGAGGGATCGGAGCGTCTCCATACCGCCCTTCTTGACAACTTCGATGAGATAGACGTCATAGGAAGCTTGCTGCAAAGGAGTAGGCATGTTGTAATAGGCTGTGTGCAACGTTTCAAACCTTGCCGTGGAATATCCACGGGCGCTAATCATAGTGTCCAGGAAAGCCTGGGGCGATACAGTTGAACCTTCCTCAAGCTACCGGCATCAACACCGGTGGGAGATATGTGAGAAACATTGCAAGTGACCAAAGGTTGGCGATTATGTCAAGTTTCTCTTTCTACTTACCTCTTTGAAAGGGATTGGTAACTGCGACTTGCTCTCCAAGATTACATTTTTCCGAAAAGTGAGGTACTTGACAAAGAGAGTGTTCATCGACGTTTCGGAACCCTGAACAGGATTGGACGAAATATCATCtctcttgttcttcttgaCCTTCATGCTGGAATCTTTCttgcttgattttgtttgcttttgaagaaaCCAGTTGCGAAAGAAAGTTCTGTTGGCAACTTGTTCTGGTGGGGGTCCCTCTACGGTTTTGCCGCGGTTCGATGCCAAGAAGACGGCCTGCAAAGTTGCCGGAATGCGGCTTTGGCGAGCCCCCGATCGTACCGGCTGCTGCTGGGCTTGGGATTCTTGCGCTCTCAGATCAACCATGATGTCCGCGACGAATGAGTAAATATGGCAGACAGCAAGAAGGCCGCCCGAGTAAAAAATGTGATCGCTGAAGTGAATTCCCAAAATGTTTGTTCTGCGTGTCCACATGCAGGAAGGCCGGTGAGTGGAAACGAACTTCAACATGTTTCAAGTTTACGTGGTGCGTTCCTCGATACGCCAAGTTGACATATATAGGGCTGGCCATATTGTCATGTAAATAAATGCTTCCCACTTTTTCAATAAGTCTTTCGCTTGATAATATAATATCCACCGAAGGATGCAATCACGAAAGCTTCAACGAAAATAGTCATCACTAAATGACCAAGATCATGGATATTTCAAATTTACCTTCTTCgatgattgacagtgaataccTAGCTCTTTGGAGAGCGCAGCTGAGAGTCGTGATGGTTATTGACCCAATCTCTATGGAACCCGAGCTGATAAGAGGAAAAGGGATACAATGACCGTTGTACAAGCTTCGATATTCACGGTCAATTCACAACGACGCTTCCTTGTTAGTAGAAGCTCAAAGAAGTCGGTCAACAAAATGACTGAAGGTAGGTGGGTTCTTTCTATTCATTGTCTATTCGATTGAGCAGGTTGATAGCATACCGCTGTTCAAACTTCACGCCTACAACCTTCTTTCTGCTTCAAAAAGAAGCCTCAAAGTGTCAAGCAGACGAATCGTACAGACGGATGCCTTTTCCTGACACTGAAGAATTTGAGTACCTGCAAAGTTCactctgacagtgaaaaggAAATAGCATTAAGCCCGCCAGCGGACATTTTGTTCCAGTGATACAAATGCTGGTCGCGGGTCTAACCCATTCACCGCAGGTGAAGGCAAAAGCCTGTCTTCAGATAATGGAGCTCAATCAAACATTATGAGGTTACCGTTAGCAACGACAGAGACTTTGGCTGCAAATCATTCCCTCTATACGAAATGTTTTCAAAGCGGTGAAAAgcacttcactgtcagcgaaATTCTTTCAAGTGAAGAAcgatttttcgtttcgttcaCACCACATCATCGATTTGTAAATATCGTATGTAATTACATATATGTGATTGACTTTTGATGTCAGCTACTGTTTCTCGACTGACGCTGCCCGGGGTGCCAATGTATTCAGAATACTTGCcatctcgtcttcgtccaagCTGAAATCGCTCGCATCGTCTTCACTATCGTACTCGCTGTCATCATCGCTGTCGCTCTCAGTACCACTGCCAATTCCTTCATCACTACCGCTCTCGTCACCAGATTCTTCGGCGTCTTCCTCCGCCTCGCTACTAGAACGAgactcgtcgtcttcatcggTCACATCGTATTGCAAAAACTGAGCTTCGTCCGGTTGCATCTTACCGGAAACTACCATTTTGGCCATTTCGCAAGTCAAAGCGTCCTTGGGGTCGCGCAACGGTCGGGTATTGGCTCCTTGTGTGCACAGCAGCGGGGGTGCTTCTGCCTTAACTTGACTATCCGTGTCGGTGTTGTTGGTCAGCACCGGCCAATACGTGTGCTTCCTCGCCTCAAGGTACGGGACCCACTCACACCAGTGTTCCTTGCGCACGTAAGAGAGCGGCAAGGCGCCTCGACAGTCGGACATGTACAGCAAACGAGGATCGCGTTCGAGGATCAAGTCGACAACCGCAAAGGCCGGTTTCGCCGCCCAGCAAGCGTCGTGTAGCGGCGTTCGGCCGTAATCATCGGCCACCTGCAGGTTGGTACCGCACTCCAAAAGTACCTTTAACAAATCGACGTCACCGCGACGGCAGATCATGTGCAAGAGACTTTCCCCAAAAGTGTTACAGGGGTTGGGCGAAACACCGGACTTGAAGATATTCCGAAGGGTTTCCACTCCGTTTTTCTTGACGAGATCAATGAGGTAGACGTCGTAGGAAGCTTGCTGCAACGCAGTGGGCTTGTTATAGTAGGCCGTTTGCAAGG
This genomic interval carries:
- a CDS encoding predicted protein, which translates into the protein MLKFVSTHRPSCMWTRRTNILGIHFSDHIFYSGGLLAVCHIYSFVADIMVDLRAQESQAQQQPVRSGARQSRIPATLQAVFLASNRGKTVEGPPPEQVANRTFFRNWFLQKQTKSSKKDSSMKVKKNKRDDISSNPVQGSETSMNTLFVKYLTFRKNVILESKSQLPIPFKELEEGSTVSPQAFLDTMISARGYSTARFETLHTAYYNMPTPLQQASYDVYLIEVVKKGGMETLRSLMKSGISPNPCNKFGESLLHTVCRLGNVDALRVMLECGTSLQVSDDYGRTPLHDACWAVKPALTVVDVILSHDPNLLYLEDSRGALPLSYIRREHWCAWIPYFRARKDMYWPDLSGHGMPPREQSPPALFMERPFSAPLPDPANALTCELAKLVASRQMLPGEAQFLKYSMMEEEGSYRSDTESEEFEGSDDDESGSDSELDSDEFDDEDEDGSYYSLEEDEMADILSTLTARAVPSKEDKTATGQQKYLFSHTSTPRNDTVPLLKVCVRGL
- a CDS encoding predicted protein, which codes for MVRRTLEQTQAQQPQPQPQPPRPRQGRIPAALQSVFLASNRGKTVDRPPPGKVAYKVFFRKIFFQKKPEAEKNSGYKNGYKKWNKKGNKNSGKFVKNNFYKNNNNNNKQSRFSAPPQSVDKSSKILSSTSISFGKASNAKSKPTPSTRAAAVIEEKQAISPQSYLDDMIAARGYSTEKFKTLQTAYYNKPTALQQASYDVYLIDLVKKNGVETLRNIFKSGVSPNPCNTFGESLLHMICRRGDVDLLKVLLECGTNLQVADDYGRTPLHDACWAAKPAFAVVDLILERDPRLLYMSDCRGALPLSYVRKEHWCEWVPYLEARKHTYWPVLTNNTDTDSQVKAEAPPLLCTQGANTRPLRDPKDALTCEMAKMVVSGKMQPDEAQFLQYDVTDEDDESRSSSEAEEDAEESGDESGSDEGIGSGTESDSDDDSEYDSEDDASDFSLDEDEMASILNTLAPRAASVEKQ
- a CDS encoding predicted protein, with amino-acid sequence MKTIRPVGILRRPSRYLFTKICPMLLLALFFVLQTIILKWYQARAGIINNYRTVYLTTKACDPHCNSGISDIIIGTNTRKIADLMDSGYLPASLGTSKSSSTIPVNLVKGNGEGTIQPVSMILLRAIGNALPPRHSSEQTLLNVDFILQHEETFPNTSRHWFLNRLVDPHIEWQVVQKLQRANESFTIIPFDLKVYGSLSYRFDLFEFADQIHSAHTDASRGSGRRKMAEERMFHDKLLYTANVNGVRNEMLRYGKLRSSADYILPFDGNCFLTRKAWEAIQRDILSNPKVKYFAVPMDRLVEENTALLLSSYKPNPVEEPQLIFHRRSVAIFNPNLPYGRRNKVELLLRLGIVGAWHKSHKNKWDHKLERSHPIVDIKPDSIATATGTAGWVSRLYSGNKNAELSDHGTATTRASLRRTAISNLLDRLDLRAAVNLYNFTSHTMLFYNMQQVNSLRLQWQSGQLQAPMIRRLMELASNFLNEGPWSVLNTIPFGCGPSQNFHDGDYTRPLNWPQSNESSYSNWSRFYLSKYGKSIPGSAVYSEGSDQFDRTQFNSMQQRTTVLALAYAISGKQSYVQEAAENLRVRFLDPKTKMNPNFTCSRGMWEGNPPKYVKNTFGTSEMNGMYFFLDAVRIVETSGALSTTEIDKLHIWFRDYLLWLVETNGPDQDIMIGESQSDVPDNFAPNHRGLYFDIQLASVAAYCGNLTLAVHTLHRTLARLDAHVNSIGAMRQEACGDRNCEDFIAFAINGWSVAARIASSVGINYWWRFPVGKQSKLCLAMEYNSFLLRNRDPCAQSNTVGDNTATRWWPLLFEAKLHCPHSEIQHSSSSSPEIFGGSRCHHPALSGEVAPFWNLNLPTDKQHGYSKKL
- a CDS encoding predicted protein, encoding FVVTDPSLPDNPIVYASQGFLNLTGYSLDQILGRNCRFLQGPETDPKAVERIRKAIEQGNDMSVCLLNYRVDGTTFWNQFFIAALRDAGGNVTNFVGVQCKVS